A part of Chitinimonas koreensis genomic DNA contains:
- a CDS encoding AraC family transcriptional regulator — protein MPDLRSEPRKPLKWRTVTALPYPVHFRYAEFGAGTEFAPHRHDWGQLNYVTHGVMQLEVGGRRFLSPPHYAVWIPPGCEHSSYNRHPVVYRAVDLDAGLCGALPVEPCTLAISPLLRAILVDFAERDVATPATEPDRRLAQVLLDQLAGARCETRYLPQAESPALAAVLDALQADPGDNRSLADWAATLHTTERTLARLCQRELGMGLGEWRQRLRFLRAVEALGLGQSVQAIAFDLGYGTASAFIAMFQRLAGMTPEQYRRRSVL, from the coding sequence ATGCCCGATCTCAGATCCGAACCGCGCAAGCCGCTCAAGTGGCGCACCGTCACGGCCTTGCCCTACCCGGTGCACTTCCGCTACGCCGAATTCGGCGCCGGCACCGAATTCGCGCCGCACCGGCACGACTGGGGCCAGCTCAACTACGTGACCCACGGCGTGATGCAGCTCGAAGTCGGCGGCCGCCGCTTCCTGTCGCCGCCGCACTACGCGGTGTGGATCCCGCCCGGCTGCGAGCACAGCAGCTACAACCGCCACCCGGTGGTCTACCGCGCGGTCGACCTCGACGCCGGGCTGTGCGGCGCGCTGCCGGTCGAGCCGTGCACGCTGGCGATCAGTCCGCTGCTGCGCGCGATCCTGGTCGATTTCGCCGAGCGCGACGTGGCCACGCCGGCGACCGAGCCCGACCGCCGGCTGGCCCAGGTGCTGCTCGACCAGCTGGCCGGCGCGCGCTGCGAGACGCGCTACCTGCCGCAGGCCGAGTCGCCGGCGCTGGCGGCGGTGCTCGATGCCTTGCAAGCCGATCCCGGCGACAACCGCTCGCTGGCCGACTGGGCCGCCACCTTGCACACCACCGAGCGCACGCTGGCGCGGCTGTGCCAGCGCGAGCTCGGCATGGGCCTGGGCGAATGGCGCCAGCGGCTGCGCTTCCTGCGCGCGGTCGAGGCGCTCGGGCTGGGCCAATCGGTGCAGGCGATCGCCTTCGACCTCGGCTACGGCACCGCTTCGGCCTTCATCGCGATGTTCCAGCGGCTGGCGGGAATGACGCCGGAGCAGTACCGGCGGCGCTCCGTCCTATAG